TAGACGTTGTctaacacaatgataaagaaaGTATTATAATTGGACTTTGTAAAAGTGAGCAAAAAAGTGTTAAATACTTAAATACAACTTGTTGATCGTTAAATTTATCATAAATTCAAAATGCATTTCAACTAAAGACTTTACTGTGGAGTTTTACATTTACCTGAACAGGAATTGTTTTGTATGGCTATGAATTCCTTTTTTATGTCCAAAATCATGTCCATGAAATTTTGTTGCGCATACAGCAGACAGATAATGGACATAAATTTACATTTCCTTCGTGATTCACggattaatttgaaatacaaatgtaagcCATTTCTTTTCCACAACCCACTCCAAATGTTCAacttatttttacatcagggtctcatgttttcatttcatcaattgtacattgtacttcTAGTATTGTGTATTAATACAACATATCAATCCCATACTTTGAAAATGAATATCGAAAAATCAGGTTCCATATTTCTTCAGTCGATTTCAGGTTTTCGAGGTTGCAGAAAAAACAACAAGTTTTCCTTACAATGATCGCGAGAGATCtttcgtttttttgtttttttgtttgttctttggggtttttttttcgggTGTCATGTTGAGCCTGTTTTGAGACATGACTTTGaacattttttaaactttttttttcatataattcaGTGACATCTGACAGGATGTTAGCCTTCCTCGTTCATTTTATCTGTCGACCTTGACAAAGAAATGCAAAGTATTATGTTATCCAATCTCTCTAGTTCTTCCACTACTTTGATAAACATAATGGACGCTAATCAGAATCAAGTGCCTTTAGGCCGGCCATAGCAGCGAACCCAAGGAAGGTTAAAAACACTTTTAGCAGGCTGTATCCATTCGACAGCTCCTTTTGAAGAATTTCGAAAAATGTTACATAAAGGAAAGTTCCGGCAGCCAGGCTCTGTAATATCCCAGAACTTTTGTTCTGCACAGATTCGTTTCCAGAACCTGTACTTGTTATTCCAAGTCCTATTGCTATCCCAATTGGAGACACTAACGACAGATATAGGATATATAGGATAATGCGGAGATTTCCTTCTACAATCTCCTTCATCTTCAGTGCGACACTAAACACAATGACAGCCTTATGTACCGATATGGCGGCCACCAATGTCCAGGTATTTGAGACAGTGTCCTGTAACCCTATAGCCATTCCCTCGAATATCATGTGTATAGACAAAGCGATTACGAGAATTACGGCTCGGATCCGTCTCGTTGTTTTTGAGCGTCCATCACCGGAAGTATCAATGATTGTTGATTTCGCCTCATTAACTTCAACAGGCGTCGGTGTATGTGAGCTTTCAGCATTAGATAATACTGTTTGTCCAGTGCTGTGGTAACCTGATGGACGGATACCCGCCTGGTTGTCTACGCTCTGTGCTATAGGTATTGAAAGAGGATTGAATGAAGATCCTTTTGGTGGTTCCACTTTGGAGACCTGTGCTTGATATTCTTGATTGTGACCCTTTAGTCCGTGATCATGACCATGGTCTAAAAAGGGACTGTCCTCATCTTTACTGAAGAGTCCTATAGCGTGTTCTATTCCTAGAACGATGAAAAATCCCACACCGATGAGCGCTCCTGACAACGGAAATTCTACTTCCGGTAAAGCTTCAGCAACTGTCTCCATCGACTCCTGAATAAGATGAAGTATGGCCGTTCCAAGAAAAACTCCCCCAGCGAAACAGTTCATCAAACTCACTAAGTACTGCAGGCGAGATATATTCGTcattttgtttgataaaaaCTTCAGAAGCCATATTGGGATCACACCAAAGAAAAATGTAATCCCAAATACTACGAATATAGCCGCGATTTTGTTTGTGTCGGCCATGGTGGCGTTGTGTCAGTTTACAACACTATTCTAATGTCTATAATATCCTAATTGTGGCGTGATATGATCCTGTCTCGATCTTGACCGACCATCCACTATCGGACTTTACCTATGATCGTGCGCGTCAAAAAGGTATGACTTTACCTATGATCATATGTATCAAGGTACGGCTACGTGAAACGGCATTGATAACATGTGAGGTGTACGTGTACATGTGTAGATAACATCCATTTATAATACTGTGGTTGTATCAGTGATAAAATTATGATAACGgaatacaaacaaaatgaatatCTATCGCTATATGAATATGAAACTATATTCAAGGGTAATTCGGTCATGATTTAAACTAAGGTTTTTTGTACAATAAGCCTCCCGGGACTCATCATACAAATGAGTAGAATTATAGTATAACAGGAATATTCGTTTtagtattaaaatgttaaattgtaaatcaataataattgattttttgtgatatatgactatttttgttaaacatttcGAAATCGTATAAGTGATTAAACCAAAAGCATTCTTTAATTTTCTCCCGACAACCAGGCCTACATGAACATGAAATGAAACTGCTGTCAATTTCTCATGACATGGATAGCATTACTATTAATACCAACAGATTTCACCGATAACGGTACAGTCAGTCATACCGGAAACTCATGTAGAGTGCAGAGATATcaacaaaatgtcaacaattGTGACGTGCAACAGATCTACATAACCCCCCTCCAACCCCAACTGAATCGGttgttaatcatttttttctcattcTCTTACAAGTAATTGTAACCTATTGATGGTATTTCTAAACTGATAATACAGATAATTTGTGGTTGCATTTATAATCGTAGTTATCACCTGCGTCCGCTTTTGTTTTCAAGATTTGCCTTGGATCTGGTGTATCGACGTTATTGCTGCATTGTGAAGCAATGTTATCACTAACGTGCGCCCTTGACCGTAGTAAGCTCGGTACGATAATGTattaatgattatgataaatACCTATGTTGTAGCTATCCCAGTCGTAAATCAGCAGCTAGATATGTGTGTATGCATGTGTACAGTaagatttacatatatgtatgtgtgtaccgTGTTGAATATATGATATGTGTACAAACTCGCATCCATGAATGTCTATACATCGCGATCCAGGTATCCATGTTACCTAATGAACAATTTGATCTCTTTAATCATGTGAGGGCGACCATAACTGCGCATTTGAAACATTCTTTGTAAGGACACGGAATGTGGCGCTGTggtataatttacaggtgtttCTGGCTGGGCGATAAGCTGCCGATTGTCGCGAGTTTAAGTCCCGGTCAGGGTTAaagtcataaaattgtcttccttcgtcatttgtgttactatgttatatatatcaaatatgtgtTCATGAAGGTAACTTCAAGTAGGGTCAGAGGAACAATAACAGCAATAAAATGGCTATGAGTTGAtaacatttaattatatttgattttggTTGAATGTTTgcaatattaatgttatattcAATAGTGAAATATTACAGTTGTGATACGTATGAGGCAATAAAAGAATAAGAAGAGGGAAAAGTCAGGAAAGCAGACAGAAATGATCGTTAAATCTGAATGATGAATTGCTCCAGTAAATGGACATATTCTCAGGTTGTCATCACTATGGCAATCTTTTAATGAAATTCTTTAGATTTCAGATTTGATAAACAACCCTTAAGATGTTACTAAGCTTCACCTGTAAATTGACGTGACTCACTAAAGTCCTATCAGTATACATGGTAGTATTTGACTGGGTGACCAATATCTCATTGCCACGCTCACAACAGGTATGATGTATCGGGGTGTATATCAGCCAATTCAGCagatgtcatatatatatatacttaatagAATATACAACCTCGTTGCTAATTTCATACATgtgtctattttttttattaccttTGTTACAGACGTAAATTCGGGAAATTTGTTCGGAAACACGCAAACATAAATGATAAAGACGGCTTGTTTTATCGCCAGAGCAAATTCTTAGTACATAATGACGGATTGATGTTATTCTAAAGTATTTTAGAGACTGACACAACGTTATCAAAACATCAATGATACCAACTATACAAAATAGTTTTACTCTTGGTGGATTTTGTCTTCTTCTGGTCTTTTCTAGACTTTGTTGAAGACATTGGAGCAGATGTAACAGAATTAACAAATTTTTTGTTAGTAGAAGGCATCTAGACTCTGTCCATAAGAAATATGAAACAGATGCATATTCAAACTATCCATTGATGAAGGCGTACCAAGTATTCTCTGCCAAACATGCTATTCGTCAACGAATTGTGAATTACTCCTGTGTGGAAGGAGAGCATTCTTCTTCAATGCTACCAACTATACAACGTCGCTATCTCTGAATGGAATGTcgttttctgtttttgtttgtatgttttttttctttccttttttaattttactcttttttttctgttacagtGTGAAGTTTACTACACTTAGTAAAAAGGAAGCAATAAAATATTCACCTTTCTCACAAATTCAGCGGTATTCCGCCAAATATGGTTGGAGTTTTACATATCAGGTCCAAAATAAGCCTGATAAACTCGTTATAAGCAAAGCACAGCTCCAAATACTACTAACTACATTTGCATTATTTTCTCTTGCAGTAAACGTGAAATAAGTAAAGTTCGGCGAATTTACTAATGTTTTCGTTAGGTATTCTATTCGCTTTCGTGTGACATCTTTCAATCACTTAccaactcttttttttttacaaaacaaatttgaTGCCATCATTTTTGACAATAAGGTCGTTGATTGGTAATTAATAAAAACGAAAAATGAAAAGTTGCCTCTTTCCGAGATTTGGTAAAAAGTATTTTCTCCGTTCCAGTTTCAGCCTAAATGTTAAACAATGGCTGTTGATTTGTTTTGGGGTGTAGTACTGCacataaaaatgttttctgGAACTTGTTCTTGAAGTGgtaattacaaaatgtaaatacgTGATGAAACCATTTCCACTGGGTACCTGATGGTTGACTCGGATTTCAGCGGACAGATATAAAGCTACATCGGTGAAATCGCCAAACGCGATTCACATTTACGACAAAAACATGTAAATGTAGTCTATTGTAATTGTAGTTGTTTTTCCTggtaaaaaaacatatttgcaaatattttGGAACAAAATATGTGAAATTCAATCGAATATTTGTCGAATATCGCCGACTTTTATGTGATATGAGAATTTCTCTCGGGTTTTCCGTTAGTTCCTTTACTACATACAACATACTTCAAAAGCCCCGTTATCCAGAAACTTTACATCCCTCTTTGCTATTATCTATAGTATACTTCAAAAGCCTCATCCTCAAGAAAATGTACGTGCCTCTTTGCAGCTATGTATGGTATACTACACAAGCCTCCTCCTTCAGAAACGTTACATGCCCGTGTGGAGACAGTTATCAGATTAAAGTCGAATCTATCTAAAGGAGCTggttaaaatatacataaaggCATAATCTACGATAGTGCGGTAGATAAAATATGTTCAACGATGTCGCCACAAGTTTACGGTGTCGATAACAAACACACGAAAACACagataaaatatgatattgtaCAGAATTGGCATAGCCGTAATGTACTGAATGACCTTAGATGtgtttgtacagagtttacTTGGCGATATGAGATCCGTGTTTACATCAGAATTATCAGAAACATTGTACACAGTTGACACGGCCGGATCGTACTGATCGACCTCTGATGTACAGAATTGACATGGCCAGATTAAACTAAGAAACCTCGGATCTATGTTTGTATCGGAGAAATTAGAAACAATGTAGATAACTGACATGGCTGGAGTGCACTGATCGACCTCTGACCCATGTTTACATCAGAATCATTAGAAACAATGTTCATAATTTACAAGACTAGATTGCTTCATGTAAACGAAACCGTATACCAGTATCATATTCGATAAAATAAGGGCAAAGTATGAGCAAAATAAAGATGCACCTTCAACTCCTGCGAAAGCACCAGGAGAATAGAACCATGTGTCCCGAAAGGGTAATCGTCATGATTCCAGCTACATTCATAATACCTCTATTCAGTATAGAGCAATCTGACATCGCATCTTATAATGTCTTTAGATATCAAACAGTTAGCACTGGAAGCATAGAATGTAGCCTAGTCAACAGAATTCTCCAAGCATGTAACACCACAGATAGAGATTGCAAGGGAAATATTTGACGCTACGTCATCACAACGATATAAGCTATATCGTATAGTCACCGGTATGAAACGTCAACAGAATGGTTCAATTTCAGATGATGCTCCCGATGATGCGATATCTTACCCATGCACGA
The sequence above is drawn from the Pecten maximus chromosome 9, xPecMax1.1, whole genome shotgun sequence genome and encodes:
- the LOC117334161 gene encoding zinc transporter ZIP1-like, producing MADTNKIAAIFVVFGITFFFGVIPIWLLKFLSNKMTNISRLQYLVSLMNCFAGGVFLGTAILHLIQESMETVAEALPEVEFPLSGALIGVGFFIVLGIEHAIGLFSKDEDSPFLDHGHDHGLKGHNQEYQAQVSKVEPPKGSSFNPLSIPIAQSVDNQAGIRPSGYHSTGQTVLSNAESSHTPTPVEVNEAKSTIIDTSGDGRSKTTRRIRAVILVIALSIHMIFEGMAIGLQDTVSNTWTLVAAISVHKAVIVFSVALKMKEIVEGNLRIILYILYLSLVSPIGIAIGLGITSTGSGNESVQNKSSGILQSLAAGTFLYVTFFEILQKELSNGYSLLKVFLTFLGFAAMAGLKALDSD